One stretch of Carassius gibelio isolate Cgi1373 ecotype wild population from Czech Republic chromosome B1, carGib1.2-hapl.c, whole genome shotgun sequence DNA includes these proteins:
- the pde5aa gene encoding cGMP-specific 3',5'-cyclic phosphodiesterase: MPCLHSESLPSLPAEGRYGVTSACRGSQGSRSKSAKKGKNGEKGSCVERNDREKEQRVITSAGWFFSPLWTPGAKTQRMGFRMGKDSEKVKAWLDDHSDSARSYFSRSSRHWMHDCVERAQAAQTLITEPRSRWTILGRRRVSHPLCGPSRGHVHPSTMERPHSCLSVHQTDDAVCLDRAWGHSTNFPFSPCVSRSKCLPHSLSSPRPAGQCMRGESCNFMMRLFGGLIRPLQNKIICQILQHLSEITQAQRCCLSMTTVDKTGVKCLGPLFQSDEESVYGYTQAEWDKCIMGYVVSTGRPLNISDAREDPRFQIELYEREEDRPTSILSVPILNHKKEVIGVVMAVNKSRPGTCVGSFFSEHDEKVLSSHMLLFGLILENSQLCESSEQERKRNQVLLELAQLVSHDYPSVDDMLIKLAAVILPVTKAQFCTVFISDDSSTGPFSKMVHIKHKESSCSDQCSTKDYDGNDISYMYAMHVRNSMKTLNIINRASQISKVSQIRSLVGTPLRGKQRDNIIGVCQLVNKMAFTETEVFSRADEHFLEDFAVYCALGLQKFNTEQRADKTRAKLAVTKEVLSYQISASQEELDALEEVVIPSADVFCLLDFGFSDFDMSQTAMTQAVVRMFLDLNLPQEFSIDHKTLCQWVLSVQKCYRSNVVYHNWSHALRTAQCMFAILQTKELKSNFSSLEVLALMIASLCHDLDHRGVNNSYIERSNQPLAQLYGHSSLEHHHYDMCLLILNNPGSQILSSLSLNEYKACVLMIEKHILATDLAVYIEKRTKFFKLAQSNSCLWTDDGHRELLRSMLMTASDISAITKPWPVQKRIAELVATEFYAQGD, from the exons ATGCCATGCCTGCATTCGGAGTCCCTGCCTTCTTTGCCTGCTGAAGGGAGGTATGGAGTCACCTCAGCCTGCAGGGGGTCTCAAGGGTCCAGATCCAAGTCAGCCAAAAAGGGTAAGAATGGAGAAAAGGGTTCGTGTGTGGAGAGgaatgacagagagaaagaacagCGTGTCATCACCAGTGCTGGGTGGTTCTTCTCACCTCTCTGGACTCCAGGGGCCAAAACCCAAAGAATGGGATTCAGGATGGGAAAGGACAGCGAGAAAGTGAAGGCATGGCTGGATGATCATTCAGACTCTGCCAGATCTTATTTTAGCAGATCCTCAAG ACATTGGATGCATGACTGTGTAGAAAGAGCCCAAGCTGCCCAAACCCTCATAACTGAGCCAAGATCTAGGTGGACTATTCTTGGCAGACGCAGGGTTTCCCACCCCCTGTGTGGGCCCTCTCGAGGACATGTGCACCCTTCCACAATGGAAAGACCACACTCCTGCCTTTCTGTCCATCAGACTGATGATGCTGTGTGTCTGGATCGGGCCTGGGGGCATTCTACAAACTTTCCATTTTCTCCTTGTGTGTCAAGGTCAAAGTGTTTGCCACATTCTCTGAGCTCCCCAAGACCAGCAGGACAGTGTATGAGAGGCGAGTCCTGTAACTTCATGATGCGACTCTTTGGTGGCCTGATTAGACCTCTACAGAACAAAATCATCTGTCAGATCCTACAGCATCTTTCTGAGATCACTCAGGCCCAGCGCTGCTGTCTCTCCATGACAACAGTGGACAAAACAGGTGTTAAGTGTTTGGGTCCTCTCTTCCAATCAGATGAGGAGTCTGTCTACGGTTACACACAGGCAGAATGGGACAAGTGCATTATGGGTTACGTGGTCAGCACTGGGAGGCCACTCAACATCAGTGATGCCCGTGAG GATCCAAGATTTCAGATTGAACTGTACGAGAGGGAAGAGGACAGACCCACAAGTATTCTCAGTGTGCCTATCCTGAACCACAAAAAGGAG GTTATAGGTGTTGTCATGGCTGTGAACAAAAGCAGGCCAGGCACATGTGTTGGCAGCTTTTTCTCAGAACATGATGAGAAA GTCTTGTCGTCACACATGCTGTTGTTCGGACTGATCCTGGAAAACAGCCAGCTGTGTGAAAGTTCTGAACAAGAGCGCAAACGCAACCAG GTACTTTTGGAATTGGCCCAGCTGGTGTCACATGACTACCCCTCAGTGGATGACATGCTCATTAAACTGGCTGCTGTCATCCTGCCAGTTACAAAAGCACAATTCTGTACTGTTTTCATCTCAGACGACAGCTCCACG GGGCCTTTCTCAAAGATGGTCCATATAAAACATAAAGAAAGCAGTTGCTCCGACCAGTGTTCtacaaa GGATTATGACGGCAATGACATCAGCTACATGTATGCCATGCATGTGCGAAACTCGATGAAGACACTTAACATTATCAACAGAGCT TCCCAGATTTCCAAAGTCTCTCAGATCAGGAGTTTGGTCGGCACACCTCTGAGAGGCAAACAGAGAGATAACATTATAG GTGTGTGCCAGCTAGTCAATAAAATGGCTTTCACTGAGACCGAAGTTTTTAGTCGAGCTGATGAGCACTTCCTGGAAGACTTTGCGGTGTACTGTGCTCTAGGATTGCAAAAATTCAACACGGAGCAGAGGGCAGATAAAACCAGAGCAAAGCTGGCTGTGACTAAAGAG GTCTTATCTTATCAAATCTCTGCTTCACAAGAGGAACTTGATGCATTGGAG GAGGTCGTCATCCCATCAGCAGATGTCTTCTGTTTACTGGATTTTGGCTTCAGTGATTTTGATATGTCTCAGACTGCCATGACTCAGGCTGTTGTGCGCATGTTCCTGGATCTCAATTTGCCCCAGGAGTTCAGCATTGACCACAAG ACTCTGTGTCAGTGGGTTTTGAGCGTACAGAAGTGCTACAGAAGCAATGTGGTCTATCATAATTGGAGTCATGCATTGCGCACAGCCCAGTGTATGTTTGCCATTCTGCAGACAAAGGAACTAAAG AGTAATTTTAGCAGTCTGGAGGTTCTTGCTCTCATGATTGCCAGTCTGTGCCATGATCTGGACCACAGAGGAGTAAATAACTCTTACATAGAGAG GAGTAACCAGCCACTGGCACAACTGTATGGTCACTCATCTCTGGAGCACCATCATTATGACATGTGTCTTCTCATTCTCAACAATCCC GGCAGTCAGATTCTCAGCTCGCTCTCATTGAATGAATACAAGGCCTGTGTGCTGATGATTGAAAAGCACATTCTTGCAACAGACCTTGCTGTCTACATAGA GAAAAGAACTAAGTTCTTTAAACTTGCTCAGAGTAACAGCTGTCTTTGGACAGATGATGGACACAGAGAACTGCTTag GTCAATGCTAATGACAGCAAGTGACATATCTGCAATAACCAAACCATGGCCAGTTCAGAAGCGG ATTGCTGAACTTGTAGCGACAGAATTTTATGCACAGGGAGAC
- the ppp2r2ca gene encoding protein phosphatase 2, regulatory subunit B, gamma a codes for MGEDGENTKINHSFLRDYVTEADVISTVEFNQTGDLLATGDKGGRVVIFQRETESKGESEELGESGEYNVYSTFQSHEPDFDYLKSLEIEEKINKIRWLPQQNAAHFLLSTNDKTIKLWKVSERDKRPEGYNLKDEEGRIKDISTVTSLRVPVLKPTDLMVEVRPRRIFANGHTYHVNSISVNSDGETYLSADDLRVNMWHLDITDRSFNIVDIKPANMEDLTEVITAAEFHPQHCHLFVYSSSKGTLRLCDMRDSALCDKHSKIFEEPEDPGNRSFFSEIISSVSDVKFSHSGRYLLTRDYLTVKVWDLNMEKGPVETYQVHEYLRSKLCSLYENDCIFDKFECVWNSTDSVIMTGAYNSFFRMFDRETGRGVTLEAWRESSKPRAVLRTRRIYTGGRRRRGDVGVDSLDFTKKILHMAWHPAENIIAIAATNNLYIFQDRVNAENM; via the exons ATGGGTGAGGACGGCGAGAACACCAAAATCAATCACAGCTTCCTCCGAGACTATGTCACAGAAG CTGATGTCATTTCTACAGTGGAGTTTAACCAGACGGGGGATCTGCTGGCCACAGGGGATAAGGGGGGCCGAGTGGTCATCttccagagagagacagag TCTAAAGGTGAATCTGAGGAGCTGGGAGAATCGGGTGAGTATAATGTCTACAGTACGTTCCAGAGTCACGAACCGGACTTTGACTATCTGAAGAGTTTGGAGATTGAGGAGAAGATCAATAAGATCCGCTGGCTGCCACAGCAAAACGCTGCCCACTTTCTCCTCTCTACCAACG ATAAAACGATAAAGCTATGGAAGGTGAGCGAGAGAGACAAGCGACCAGAGGGCTACAATCTGAAGGACGAAGAAGGGCGAATAAAGGACATCTCCACCGTGACCTCATTACGG GTGCCGGTCCTGAAGCCCACTGACCTGATGGTTGAGGTACGGCCGAGGAGAATCTTTGCCAACGGCCACACCTACCACGTCAACTCCATCTCAGTCAATAGCGATGGCGAGACATATCTGTCTGCTGATGATCTCAGGGTCAACATGTGGCACCTGGATATCACCGATCGAAGCTTCA ACATTGTGGACATTAAGCCAGCCAATATGGAGGACCTGACGGAGGTGATAACAGCTGCAGAGTTCCACCCACAGCACTGCCACCTGTTTGTATACAGCAGCAGTAAAGGCACGCTACGCCTCTGTGACATGAGAGATTCAGCACTCTGTGACAAGCACTCCAAAA TCTTTGAGGAGCCAGAGGACCCAGGCAATCGATCTTTCTTCTCTGAGATCATCTCGTCGGTTTCTGATGTTAAGTTTAGCCATAGTGGACGTTATCTGCTCACCAGAGACTACTTGACTGTCAAAGTATGGGACCTCAACATGGAGAAGGGCCCAGTGGAGACCTACCAG GTTCACGAGTACTTAAGAAGCAAACTCTGCTCTTTGTATGAAAACGACTGCATCTTTGACAAGTTTGAGTGCGTCTGGAACAGCACAGACAG TGTAATCATGACAGGAGCGTATAACAGTTTTTTCCGGATGTTCGATCGCGAGACCGGCCGGGGTGTAACCCTCGAGGCATGGCGTGAGAGCAGTAAACCGCGTGCCGTGCTGCGGACTCGCCGCATTTACACCGGGGGCCGGCGTCGGCGGGGTGACGTGGGCGTGGACAGTCTGGACTTCACAAAAAAGATTCTGCACATGGCTTGGCACCCGGCTGAAAATATCATCGCCATTGCAGCCACCAACAACCTCTACATCTTTCAGGACAGGGTGAACGCAGAAAACATGTGA
- the wfs1a gene encoding wolframin, with protein sequence MSEKDVSANPPPFPETLKEKSASHKCLNPPVPSTQSIPGTEAAGPPLSSSGNPGQPPKSTPSSSQDTKLKQTNVKTSNLPARSTSEIPVTPKPVPTSSHISKTTPTMPATRSSSLSKSTSSSRSDPSLPSITISADPTQSTSPPEGSLSSSKTPAVGSSKLPRQRSFLAAAQKVIMQEKIKKAEEEDKAEECDDMDEDLPFEELLEKAEAGDPRAQSRLGKYYLELAEEKDTETNYCTAVEWFLKAAKQGRRDAARLLQKCWIQKKGITPENAQEVRRLSSESKFEQAVRRAAMSMYWKLNPDRKKKVAMSEMLENVSQVNTIQGEHAVCGLTPSIYTQRKILETMVSNESSSKYVDVEDFVEMTKKFTEGIACTPTLKTSGVDAKGEEKMSRRSDVATLEMEKNELAPVTHKRHRKSSWAVSGSGMMLATRRSGAMKRALDIKSHFLGLQYPLHLIIEMKELLIDWASRAGVQWLSTIIPTQHVNALIFFFIISNLTIDLFAFVIPLLIFYLSFISMAICTLRVFKSSKGWENFNAFTALLTRFEPSLDVEQAESNFGWNNLEQYLYFMISVFFMIFTFPVADKGWIPCSELSTVAIFFTAMSYMSLSPSAAAYARRALIIEVASSLCALTSRLPKEMAMARMLGHIFTTIPLGESLVLELSVPCVLYIYLFYLFFSMARMRGFRGTYCFLVPYLVCFVWCEFSVVLLRNSTTIGLIRTCVAYFLFLFALPVLALGLMAMLLIQMVKWFLELELTKMLVTLAVCAVPVILRLWTRFSLSILNVFRSITQRGPVKLILLCITTVIFLCGVYVYNAEGLKVYNSTITWQEYGTVCGPRAWQDRGMAQTQLFCSHLEGHRVTWTGIFRRVRVAEMENGARSVINLLPVFMGDWLRCLYGEVYPKCEPQNNMSLVVNVTGDLPVNATMLFLQQEEEELCRIKAYAKHQCHVKRFDSYRFEVTVGMPVDGVTQLDDPAGDILLMASHEFKQVLLNLNPGSMVEFSTKLEGKLGTKLPAFELKAIHCLDCSSSLVPEGRQVKIERNWRKTMLKAIQFAFDFFFAPFLCARINV encoded by the exons ATGA GTGAGAAGGATGTTAGTGCTAACCCACCACCATTTCCTGAGACTCTCAAGGAGAAAAGTGCAAGCCACAAATGTCTCAACCCTCCTGTTCCATCAACTCAATCCATTCCAGGCACTGAGGCAGCGGGTCCCCCTCTCTCCAGTTCTGGCAACCCAGGCCAACCACCTAAATCCACCCCTTCTTCAAGTCAAGATactaaattaaaacaaaccaatgttaAAACCTCAAATCTTCCAGCCAGATCAACATCTGAAATACCAGTAACACCGAAACCTGTACCTACATCTTCACATATCTCTAAAACTACTCCAACTATGCCAGCTACAagatcatcatcattatcaaaaTCAACATCATCTTCCCGCAGTGACCCATCCCTACCCAGCATCACTATTTCTGCTGATCCTACACAATCTACATCTCCTCCTGAAGGTTCACTGTCCTCCTCCAAAACACCTGCAGTTGGTTCCAGTAAACTCCCACGTCAACGGAGCTTTCTGGCTGCAGCCCAAAAGGTGATAATGCaggagaaaataaaaaaggctgaGGAAGAGGATAAGGCTGAAGAATGTG ATGATATGGATGAAGATCTGCCTTTTGAGGAGCTCCTGGAGAAAGCTGAGGCTGGAGACCCCAGAGCACAGAGTAGA CTCGGTAAATACTACCTTGAACTGGCAGAAGAAAAAGACACAGAGACAAATTACTGTACAGCTGTTGAATggtttttgaaggcagcaaaGCAAGGTCGGAGGGATGCAGCCAGACTACTTCAGAAATGCTGGATCCAAAAGAAAG GCATCACACCAGAGAATGCACAGGAAGTGAGAAGGCTGTCCTCAGAGAGTAAGTTTGAACAGGCGGTGAGGAGAGCAGCCATGTCCATGTATTGGAAACTCAATCCtgacagaaagaaaaaagtaGCCATGTCTGAGATGCTGGAGAATGTCAGCCAGGTCAATACAATACAAG GAGAACATGCTGTATGTGGTCTAACACCCAGCATTTATACTCAGAGGAAAATTCTGGAGACCATGGTTTCTAATGAAT CTAGCTCTAAGTATGTGGATGTGGAAGATTTTGTGGAGATGACAAAAAAGTTCACCGAAGGTATTGCGTGCACTCCCACACTGAAAACCTCAGGCGTAGATGCAAAGGGAGAGGAGAAGATGTCGAGGAGAAGTGATGTAGCCACATTAGAAATG GAAAAAAATGAATTGGCCCCCGTCACTCATAAGCGTCATCGAAAGTCCAGTTGGGCAGTGTCAGGTAGTGGGATGATGCTGGCTACCAGACGCAGTGGTGCGATGAAGAGAGCCCTGGACATAAAATCCCACTTTTTG GGTCTGCAGTACCCTCTCCATTTGATTATTGAGATGAAGGAACTTTTAATTGACTGGGCATCTCGTGCTGGTGTCCAGTGGCTGAGCACCATCATCCCAACGCAACACGTCAATGCCCTaatcttcttcttcatcatctcCAATCTCACCATTGATCTGTTTGCCTTCGTCATCCCGCTCCTCATCTTCTACCTCTCCTTTATCTCCATGGCCATCTGCACACTGAGGGTCTTCAAGAGCAGCAAAGGATGGGAGAACTTCAATGCCTTTACTGCCCTCCTCACACGCTTCGAGCCCAGCCTGGACGTGGAGCAAGCCGAGTCCAACTTTGGCTGGAACAACCTGGAGCAGTACCTCTACTTCATGATATCAGTGTTCTTTATGATCTTCACCTTCCCAGTAGCAGATAAAGGCTGGATCCCATGCTCGGAGCTTTCCACAGTGGCCATCTTCTTCACGGCAATGAGCTACATGAGCCTGAGCCCATCTGCAGCAGCTTACGCACGAAGGGCACTCATCATCGAGGTGGCTTCATCTTTGTGTGCCTTGACTAGCAGGCTGCCGAAGGAAATGGCGATGGCCAGGATGCTGGGACATATTTTCACCACCATCCCTCTAGGAGAATCACTGGTGCTGGAGCTCAGTGTACCCTGTGTGCTCTACATCTACCTTTTCTACTTATTCTTcag tatggcACGCATGAGGGGATTCAGAGGGACGTACTGCTTCCTGGTGCCGTACCTGGTCTGCTTCGTGTGGTGTGAGTTCTCTGTGGTCCTGCTGCGGAACTCCACCACCATTGGCCTTATCCGCACTTGTGTGGCCTACTTCCTCTTCCTGTTTGCCTTACCTGTTTTGGCTTTGGGTCTGATGGCGATGCTGCTGATTCAGATGGTTAAGTGGTTCCTGGAGTTGGAGTTAACAAAAATGCTGGTGACCCTGGCAGTGTGCGCCGTCCCTGTGATCCTGCGGCTTTGGACTCGATTCAGCCTGTCCATCCTAAATGTCTTCCGTTCCATCACCCAGAGAGGTCCGGTGAAACTGATCCTCCTGTGCATCACTACGGTGATTTTCCTCTGCGGCGTCTATGTCTATAATGCTGAAGGTCTGAAGGTGTATAACTCCACAATCACCTGGCAGGAATATGGTACAGTGTGCGGCCCACGTGCTTGGCAGGATCGCGGGATGGCTCAAACACAGCTCTTCTGCAGCCATCTGGAGGGTCATCGTGTCACCTGGACTGGAATATTCCGTCGTGTTCGTGTAGCTGAGATGGAAAACGGAGCTCGGTCTGTTATAAACTTGCTACCGGTGTTTATGGGAGACTGGTTGCGGTGTCTCTATGGTGAGGTTTATCCAAAGTGTGAACCACAGAATAATATGTCTCTAGTTGTGAATGTCACAGGAGACTTGCCTGTCAATGCCACAATGCTGTTCCTCcagcaggaagaggaggagctcTGTCGGATAAAAGCCTATGCTAAACACCAATGCCACGTTAAACGCTTCGACAGCTACCGCTTTGAAGTGACGGTCGGCATGCCGGTGGATGGAGTCACACAACTTGACGATCCGGCAGGCGACATCCTCCTAATGGCGAGTCACGAGTTTAAACAGGTGTTGCTGAACCTCAATCCAGGCAGCATGGTAGAGTTCAGTACAAAGCTGGAAGGGAAGTTGGGTACCAAACTACCTGCATTTGAACTGAAAGCCATACACTGTCTGGACTGCAGCTCGTCATTGGTGCCTGAGGGACGACAGGTCAAGATTGAACGGAACTGGAGGAAAACCATGCTTAAAGCCATTCAATTTGCATTTGACTTCTTCTTTGCTCCATTTCTCTGTGCTAGGATCAATGTGTAA